In Cloacibacterium caeni, a single window of DNA contains:
- a CDS encoding cytochrome b/b6 domain-containing protein: protein MKTKTWSLTTRISHWLLAIGFTVAYITGENEWQMNYHYAFGALVGGILFFRILYGIIGPKYSNFEDFPMGISKQIDFIKNYFSKNQTYVGHNPLASLVMFSMMFLGIFTAFTGYLWATESAHFLGFTFTEEMVEEGHEIGAKLFLILVFAHLAGIFADTIFHRKTGTLGSIFTGYKNVQADASKTNAFHKIFSIIWLGVPMILFYLAFGLPVNERGNERENEEEDEWESLLYPDKNSEKSPMNLIVKLTKNRSNVDGTSLASSSRQTETNTTVNTESNSIQSYAQNSQYYTENSNDEREYYEHEEHSKHHHVKREHHDYDEDDD, encoded by the coding sequence ATGAAAACAAAAACTTGGTCTTTGACGACCAGAATCTCGCACTGGCTTTTAGCCATAGGATTTACCGTAGCCTATATCACCGGCGAAAATGAATGGCAAATGAATTACCACTATGCTTTTGGAGCATTAGTTGGTGGAATTTTATTTTTCAGAATTCTTTACGGAATTATCGGTCCAAAATATTCTAATTTTGAAGATTTCCCAATGGGAATTTCTAAACAAATAGATTTCATTAAAAATTATTTCTCTAAAAATCAAACGTATGTAGGTCATAATCCTTTAGCATCTTTAGTGATGTTTTCTATGATGTTTTTAGGAATTTTCACAGCATTTACAGGTTATTTATGGGCTACAGAATCTGCACATTTTTTAGGATTTACTTTTACTGAAGAAATGGTAGAAGAAGGCCACGAAATTGGTGCAAAACTATTCTTAATTCTTGTATTTGCACATTTAGCAGGAATATTTGCTGACACTATTTTTCACAGAAAAACAGGAACTTTGGGTTCTATCTTCACAGGATACAAAAACGTACAAGCAGATGCTTCAAAAACAAATGCTTTTCATAAAATCTTCTCTATAATTTGGTTAGGCGTACCGATGATTTTATTCTACCTTGCTTTCGGTTTACCTGTAAATGAAAGAGGTAATGAAAGAGAAAATGAGGAAGAAGATGAATGGGAATCGCTGCTCTACCCTGACAAAAATTCTGAAAAATCACCAATGAATCTCATTGTGAAATTGACTAAAAACAGAAGCAATGTAGATGGAACCAGTTTGGCTTCTAGCAGTAGACAAACTGAGACTAATACTACTGTGAATACAGAAAGTAATTCTATCCAGAGTTATGCACAAAACTCACAATATTACACCGAAAACAGTAATGATGAGCGTGAATATTATGAACATGAAGAACATTCTAAACATCATCACGTAAAAAGAGAACATCATGATTATGATGAAGATGATGATTAA
- a CDS encoding VIT1/CCC1 transporter family protein, which produces MNLKNIQTEVDASFLYGLLAEKEENQNVKEIFSQMSAIEKSHAVAFLQKVGLTEKDMPKPSTRAKILKKIGGILGYDYVLGVLMDTEKSLSSSIGKARVNTKTQASISDTAHVKILENILQNNPKIGGNALSRFEKRHRSVGGNALRAAVLGGNDGLISNFSLIMGVAGASSGQKEVLLAGLAGLLAGSLSMALGEWISVQSSKELYENQMSLEMDELEVNPEGELKEIELIYRAKGIPADQAAQMAIELMNDKNSAHQFLVKEELGINSEELKGSAMEAAISSFVLFAIGAILPLFPFFFLGGTPAIIASAISSSVGLFLIGSAITLFTGKSIWYSGFRQVIFGLLAAAITFGIGKLIGVSVIG; this is translated from the coding sequence ATGAACTTAAAAAACATCCAAACCGAAGTAGATGCTTCTTTTCTGTACGGTTTATTAGCAGAGAAAGAAGAAAACCAAAATGTAAAAGAGATTTTCTCACAAATGTCTGCCATCGAAAAATCTCACGCAGTAGCATTTTTACAGAAAGTAGGACTCACGGAAAAAGACATGCCGAAACCTTCTACAAGAGCAAAAATTCTTAAAAAAATTGGAGGAATTTTAGGTTATGATTATGTTTTAGGTGTTTTAATGGATACCGAAAAATCACTTTCCAGCTCTATCGGAAAAGCCAGAGTTAATACAAAAACTCAAGCATCTATTTCGGATACTGCCCACGTGAAAATTTTAGAAAATATTCTTCAAAATAATCCTAAAATCGGCGGAAATGCACTTTCTCGTTTTGAAAAAAGACATCGTTCTGTTGGCGGAAACGCACTTAGAGCAGCTGTTTTAGGAGGAAATGACGGTTTAATTTCCAACTTTTCATTAATTATGGGAGTTGCAGGAGCAAGTAGCGGACAAAAAGAAGTACTGCTCGCAGGTTTAGCTGGGCTTTTAGCAGGTTCATTGTCTATGGCATTAGGAGAATGGATTTCCGTACAGAGTTCCAAAGAATTATACGAAAACCAGATGTCTTTGGAAATGGATGAATTAGAAGTAAACCCTGAAGGAGAATTAAAAGAAATAGAATTGATTTACAGAGCGAAAGGAATTCCTGCTGATCAAGCCGCACAAATGGCAATAGAACTCATGAATGACAAAAATTCTGCACATCAATTTTTGGTAAAAGAAGAATTAGGAATCAACTCCGAAGAACTGAAAGGTTCTGCTATGGAAGCAGCGATTTCTTCTTTTGTATTATTTGCAATTGGAGCCATTTTACCACTGTTCCCGTTTTTCTTTTTAGGAGGAACTCCCGCAATTATTGCAAGTGCTATCTCTAGTTCTGTTGGCTTGTTTTTAATCGGTTCTGCCATTACACTTTTCACAGGAAAGAGCATTTGGTATTCAGGTTTCAGACAAGTTATTTTCGGATTATTGGCTGCAGCAATCACTTTCGGAATCGGTAAATTAATTGGCGTTTCCGTTATAGGATAA
- a CDS encoding DUF3570 domain-containing protein, with product MKKSIVSVFLLAITFGFFGKSKAQEKDSLYEARKLKIDEINFVSGYYTQEGDHSSIGGGKGDEALTNISNSIQVRLLKNSQKYEHRLDVAVAVDHHTSASTKLINNVPDGSPTNIYSGKISAKTAASSGTSGVTGASSKFVGWRIYPSINYFAKNLERNTTYGIGAYYSREFDYQSIGGELSFVKASQDNNAEFSVKAMAFFDQRLEILPVELRPVNTGVNNKIADDDEDEHEGGDDNYKLWNKNSYSVNFAYSQIINPRLQVSLLADFAFQDGLLSIPYNRVYFTNNTVSSEKLPMQRMKIPLGMRLNYFLGETFIFRTYYRYFFDDWGIKAHTAQLEIPIKISPFVSLSPFYRYHHQTSNDYFKPYGQHNPGEKYYSSDYDLSSFNSQNIGLNLHYLPLESKIFKSVDFRYSFYKRSEGLSAHNLTFAITFK from the coding sequence ATGAAAAAAAGCATAGTATCCGTATTTTTACTAGCCATCACTTTTGGTTTCTTTGGAAAATCAAAAGCACAAGAAAAAGACTCACTTTACGAAGCGAGAAAACTGAAAATTGACGAAATTAACTTTGTATCAGGATATTACACTCAGGAAGGTGACCACTCTTCTATTGGCGGGGGAAAAGGTGATGAAGCTTTGACCAATATTTCTAATTCTATACAGGTAAGATTACTTAAAAACAGTCAAAAATATGAACATAGACTAGACGTTGCTGTAGCAGTAGACCATCACACTTCTGCTTCTACCAAATTAATTAATAATGTTCCAGATGGTTCCCCTACCAATATATATTCTGGAAAAATAAGTGCCAAAACTGCTGCTTCTAGTGGAACTAGCGGAGTTACTGGTGCTTCTTCTAAATTTGTAGGTTGGAGAATTTATCCTTCTATTAATTATTTTGCTAAAAATTTAGAACGAAATACTACTTATGGAATTGGAGCTTACTATTCCCGAGAATTTGACTATCAATCCATTGGTGGTGAACTTTCTTTTGTAAAAGCGTCTCAAGATAATAATGCTGAGTTCAGTGTAAAAGCAATGGCATTTTTTGACCAAAGACTAGAAATTTTACCAGTAGAACTTAGACCAGTTAATACAGGAGTAAACAACAAAATAGCTGACGATGACGAAGACGAACATGAAGGAGGCGATGATAATTATAAACTTTGGAATAAAAATTCTTATAGTGTAAATTTTGCCTATTCTCAAATTATCAATCCAAGATTACAAGTTTCATTGTTGGCAGATTTTGCATTTCAAGATGGTTTACTTTCTATTCCTTATAACAGAGTTTATTTTACCAATAATACGGTTTCCAGCGAAAAATTGCCTATGCAAAGAATGAAAATCCCATTAGGAATGAGACTCAATTATTTCTTGGGCGAAACATTTATTTTCAGAACCTATTATCGATATTTCTTTGATGATTGGGGAATCAAAGCACATACTGCACAATTAGAAATCCCGATAAAAATTTCGCCATTTGTTTCATTAAGTCCTTTTTATAGATATCATCATCAGACCAGCAATGATTATTTTAAACCTTACGGACAACACAATCCTGGCGAAAAATATTATTCTTCAGACTATGATTTATCTAGTTTTAATAGCCAAAACATTGGGTTAAATCTTCATTATTTACCTTTAGAATCTAAGATTTTTAAAAGTGTAGATTTCAGATATAGTTTTTATAAAAGAAGTGAAGGTTTATCAGCACATAATCTTACATTTGCTATAACCTTTAAATAA
- a CDS encoding DUF4266 domain-containing protein gives MNSIKVFFALFFVSIMVQNCVSVKEYEKNYVNDSEMQLSTKKSAKTENNFLLYREAASGADGGKNGGGCGCN, from the coding sequence ATGAACTCTATTAAAGTATTTTTTGCACTATTCTTCGTCTCGATAATGGTGCAAAACTGCGTTTCTGTAAAAGAATACGAAAAAAACTATGTGAACGATAGTGAAATGCAACTTTCTACCAAAAAATCTGCAAAAACAGAAAATAATTTTCTTTTATACAGAGAAGCAGCTTCTGGTGCAGATGGTGGGAAAAACGGTGGCGGTTGCGGTTGCAACTAA
- a CDS encoding FAD:protein FMN transferase: MQKKLTQLLMGNRFEITVEAKTDAEADFFLKKAVEEISRIEALLSTYQSTSETNLINENAGIKPVKVSDETFSIIARSKKISKITQGAFDITYGSIDKRFWNFDTEMTSLPDEDLAKKSIALIDYRNIELDAEHKTVFLKNKGMRIGFGGIGKGYAAEKAKNLLKSLGVKAGIINASGDLSCWGIPENGKSWTIGIAHPDFSGMPFSTLEVTDLAIATSGNYEKFVMIDGKKYSHTIDPKTGFPIHGIKSVTVISPNAEISDAFATPISIMGIKAGLSLINQMKDIECIIIDDDNNIYYSENIKII; encoded by the coding sequence ATGCAAAAAAAACTGACCCAACTTTTGATGGGAAATCGGTTTGAAATTACTGTAGAAGCCAAAACAGATGCAGAAGCAGATTTTTTTCTAAAAAAAGCGGTAGAAGAAATTTCTAGAATAGAAGCATTACTCTCTACTTATCAATCTACCAGCGAAACCAATCTCATCAATGAAAATGCAGGAATAAAACCTGTAAAAGTGAGTGATGAAACTTTTTCGATTATCGCAAGGTCTAAGAAAATTTCTAAAATTACTCAGGGAGCTTTTGATATTACTTACGGCTCTATTGATAAGCGTTTTTGGAATTTTGACACCGAAATGACTTCGCTTCCAGATGAAGATTTGGCTAAAAAAAGCATCGCTTTAATTGATTACAGAAACATAGAACTAGACGCAGAGCACAAAACTGTTTTCCTCAAAAACAAAGGAATGAGAATTGGTTTTGGGGGCATTGGAAAAGGCTATGCTGCAGAAAAAGCCAAAAATCTACTAAAAAGTCTTGGTGTAAAAGCAGGAATCATCAATGCTTCAGGAGATTTATCTTGTTGGGGAATCCCCGAAAACGGAAAATCTTGGACCATAGGAATTGCACATCCTGATTTTTCGGGAATGCCATTTTCTACGCTTGAAGTAACAGATTTAGCCATCGCAACATCTGGAAATTATGAAAAATTCGTGATGATTGATGGCAAAAAATATTCGCATACCATAGACCCAAAAACAGGATTTCCTATTCACGGAATTAAAAGCGTAACAGTAATTAGTCCAAACGCAGAAATTTCTGATGCTTTCGCAACACCTATTTCGATTATGGGCATAAAAGCTGGACTTTCTTTGATTAATCAAATGAAAGATATAGAATGCATCATCATAGATGATGATAACAATATTTATTACTCAGAAAACATCAAAATCATATAA
- a CDS encoding thioredoxin family protein, which yields MRTKKVIFSILLLFSLFVFSQEKFSKFQQIKDAAQQENKSILLKFSGSDWCIPCIKLQKKVIDDPIFQEYISKNLVYIEADFPRKKGKLSANIITRNKELADIYNKQGVFPKMVLLNANGKILKTWEGFDNATVNTMIQEINQSTGK from the coding sequence ATGAGAACTAAAAAGGTAATATTCAGCATATTACTACTCTTCAGCCTATTCGTTTTTTCACAAGAAAAATTTAGCAAGTTTCAGCAAATTAAAGACGCTGCTCAACAGGAAAACAAAAGTATTCTACTCAAATTTTCAGGCTCAGATTGGTGCATTCCATGTATTAAGCTGCAAAAAAAAGTGATTGATGACCCTATTTTCCAAGAGTATATTTCTAAAAATCTAGTCTATATAGAAGCAGATTTCCCTAGAAAAAAAGGGAAATTAAGTGCCAATATCATTACAAGAAATAAAGAATTAGCAGACATTTACAATAAACAAGGCGTTTTTCCTAAAATGGTCTTATTGAATGCTAATGGCAAAATTCTAAAAACTTGGGAAGGTTTTGATAATGCGACTGTAAATACGATGATTCAAGAAATTAATCAATCTACTGGTAAATAA
- a CDS encoding efflux RND transporter periplasmic adaptor subunit translates to MKKIISIITITLLLFSCGKKEETAKEEFEVVAAENQITLNDNQIKNAGIEIGNLGYEDISAKIILNGAVDVPPQNLASVSAPSGGYVRFIRHMPGMHVDKGETLAVLEDPQIVQLQQDYLLAKSNLGYAQKDYARQSELNQSKAASDKAMQLAQTEAQNQNILMRGMAEKLRALGINPNNLNAGNIKRSVAVTSPVSGYISSVNVKMGQYVSPTERLFDVVNTDDIHLALKVFEKDLNKIALNQRVFAYTNQNPDKKYAANVILIGRDFQPDKSVIIHCHFIEYDKSLIPGTYMNAGVETKTETGNTVPDDAVVTWEGKQYIFEEIQPKTYKMFPVTIGNSENGRTEILNLDEKAKNKKFVTKGAYYLLMGLKNVEE, encoded by the coding sequence ATGAAAAAAATAATTTCAATTATAACGATAACGCTTCTACTCTTTTCTTGTGGCAAAAAAGAAGAAACTGCCAAAGAAGAATTTGAAGTAGTAGCCGCTGAAAACCAAATTACACTAAACGATAACCAAATCAAAAATGCGGGTATAGAAATAGGAAATTTAGGATACGAAGATATTTCAGCAAAAATTATCCTCAACGGAGCTGTAGATGTGCCGCCACAGAATTTAGCAAGCGTTTCTGCACCAAGTGGTGGTTATGTGCGTTTTATTCGTCATATGCCAGGAATGCACGTAGATAAAGGCGAAACCTTAGCTGTTTTAGAAGATCCACAGATTGTTCAGTTGCAGCAGGATTATCTTTTGGCAAAATCTAATTTAGGTTACGCACAAAAAGATTATGCTAGACAAAGTGAATTAAATCAAAGCAAAGCCGCATCAGATAAAGCGATGCAACTAGCCCAAACTGAAGCTCAAAATCAAAATATTTTGATGAGAGGAATGGCCGAAAAACTGAGAGCTCTTGGAATAAATCCAAATAATTTGAACGCTGGAAATATCAAAAGAAGTGTAGCCGTTACATCACCAGTTTCTGGTTATATTTCTAGTGTAAATGTGAAAATGGGACAATATGTTTCGCCTACAGAAAGACTTTTTGACGTAGTAAACACGGATGATATTCATCTTGCATTAAAGGTTTTTGAAAAAGATTTAAATAAAATTGCTTTGAACCAAAGAGTTTTTGCCTATACCAATCAAAATCCTGATAAAAAATACGCAGCTAATGTTATTTTAATCGGTAGAGATTTTCAACCAGACAAATCAGTGATTATTCACTGTCATTTTATAGAATATGACAAGAGTTTAATTCCCGGAACTTACATGAATGCCGGAGTAGAAACTAAAACTGAAACAGGCAATACTGTTCCAGACGATGCAGTAGTTACTTGGGAAGGCAAACAATATATTTTTGAAGAAATACAACCAAAAACCTATAAAATGTTTCCTGTAACGATAGGAAATTCGGAAAATGGTAGAACAGAAATTTTGAACCTTGACGAAAAGGCTAAAAACAAGAAATTTGTAACCAAAGGAGCTTATTATCTATTGATGGGACTTAAAAATGTAGAAGAATAA
- a CDS encoding cytochrome b/b6 domain-containing protein, which translates to MKKFTATHRIIHWVIAISMFVLLATGFLRMYWMGRKTISAAINNELTAKGLELPEESVRAIAKSIINPMFEWHVNFAYVLVFAFVLRIIYMLVKGIKFPNPFSKTASGKDKFQGTIYFIFYFLVAVEAATGMMLKFELAGENILEKAEEIHKLAIYWMPGFIVLHFVGITIAELTNKKGIVSKMIGGE; encoded by the coding sequence ATGAAAAAATTTACCGCAACACATAGAATTATACATTGGGTTATCGCAATTTCAATGTTCGTATTATTAGCCACTGGATTTTTAAGAATGTATTGGATGGGTAGAAAAACCATTTCTGCTGCTATCAATAACGAACTTACTGCTAAAGGTTTAGAATTACCAGAAGAAAGCGTTCGTGCTATTGCAAAATCCATTATCAATCCAATGTTTGAGTGGCACGTTAACTTTGCTTATGTACTCGTTTTTGCTTTTGTTTTAAGGATAATTTATATGCTGGTAAAAGGCATTAAATTTCCTAATCCTTTTTCTAAAACGGCTTCTGGAAAAGACAAATTCCAAGGGACTATTTATTTTATTTTCTACTTTTTAGTGGCTGTAGAAGCAGCAACAGGTATGATGCTAAAATTTGAATTAGCAGGAGAAAATATTCTAGAAAAAGCCGAAGAAATTCACAAACTAGCCATTTATTGGATGCCTGGATTCATCGTCCTTCATTTTGTAGGAATTACCATTGCCGAATTGACCAACAAAAAAGGAATTGTTTCTAAAATGATTGGAGGAGAATAA
- a CDS encoding TolC family protein encodes MKDKFLKIFTFLIFGLGFSQTPISLESAINKALNNNLYIKDGTLKVQYQEKMQRSATVIDPLMISGEIGQMNSAYVDNKFSVSQTIRLPKFYNSQKKVLAEEYKNSTLQLDVHKWQIKKEISLIYNELKYLDEKKKLLTKADSIFSQYYKRAELRLKKGESNLLEKATAENLRSQAELQLNALEKDREIALQKFNFLINDGTFYQNDKEKYTVLDINNLGENFSGNPIILKQLEQEKNIQNAKLLAEKSKLTPSFNIGYNNMSMYGNGADDKFYERSARFHSGMVGIGLPVFNSAQKSVIEAQKINQQIAENNYQLGSLKLKNQYTQNFNLYQKLTNEISYYQKTGLANSESILKTANNQYYTGEINYLEWTLLVNQAFEIENKYTDRLKELNDIIIEINALKSDN; translated from the coding sequence ATGAAAGATAAATTTTTAAAAATATTCACTTTTCTAATTTTTGGATTAGGATTTTCACAAACTCCTATTTCGTTAGAAAGTGCTATCAATAAAGCCCTGAACAATAACTTATACATCAAAGACGGAACATTAAAGGTACAATACCAAGAAAAAATGCAACGTTCTGCTACAGTTATTGATCCATTGATGATATCTGGAGAAATCGGGCAAATGAATTCAGCTTATGTTGACAATAAATTTTCGGTTTCTCAAACGATTAGATTGCCAAAATTTTACAACAGTCAGAAGAAAGTTTTAGCAGAAGAATATAAAAATTCTACGCTACAATTGGATGTTCATAAATGGCAAATCAAAAAAGAAATTTCTTTGATTTACAATGAGTTAAAATATCTAGACGAGAAGAAAAAACTGCTCACAAAAGCAGACAGCATCTTTTCTCAGTACTACAAAAGAGCAGAACTCAGACTGAAAAAAGGAGAAAGCAATCTCTTAGAAAAAGCGACTGCCGAAAACTTGAGAAGTCAAGCAGAACTGCAACTCAATGCACTCGAAAAAGACAGAGAAATTGCTTTACAGAAATTTAATTTCCTAATCAATGACGGAACTTTTTACCAAAATGATAAAGAAAAATATACTGTTTTAGATATTAACAATCTTGGCGAAAATTTCTCTGGAAATCCAATTATTTTGAAACAATTAGAACAAGAAAAAAACATTCAAAACGCTAAACTTTTAGCTGAAAAATCTAAGCTTACTCCTAGTTTTAACATTGGATACAACAATATGTCGATGTACGGAAATGGTGCAGATGATAAATTTTATGAACGTTCTGCAAGATTTCACTCTGGAATGGTCGGAATAGGTTTACCTGTTTTTAATTCAGCTCAGAAATCAGTGATTGAAGCTCAGAAAATCAACCAACAAATCGCTGAAAATAATTATCAACTGGGTTCATTGAAACTAAAAAATCAATACACACAGAACTTTAATCTTTATCAAAAACTAACGAATGAGATTTCTTACTATCAGAAAACAGGTTTGGCAAACAGCGAAAGCATCTTAAAAACTGCCAATAACCAGTATTATACCGGAGAAATCAATTATTTAGAATGGACTCTTTTAGTGAATCAAGCATTTGAAATTGAAAACAAATACACAGATCGATTAAAAGAACTCAATGATATTATTATAGAAATCAACGCGCTGAAAAGCGATAATTAA